In bacterium, a single window of DNA contains:
- a CDS encoding DUF1931 domain-containing protein, producing the protein MIISKTKTKEAVKECNVSGEFYEALDKKVYSLIKAAEERALANGRKTVRPCDL; encoded by the coding sequence ATGATCATCAGCAAGACCAAGACCAAGGAAGCCGTCAAGGAGTGCAACGTGTCGGGCGAGTTCTACGAGGCCCTCGACAAGAAGGTGTACTCGCTGATCAAGGCCGCCGAGGAGCGCGCCCTGGCCAACGGCCGCAAGACCGTCCGTCCCTGCGACCTCTAG